A part of Kiritimatiellia bacterium genomic DNA contains:
- a CDS encoding glycosyltransferase family 4 protein yields the protein MKLLYITRKFPPAVGGMERMNACLVEALRPLADLHLVAWGRSQRGLPLFAVTAAARGIARLARRSARPDLICLGDAALSPLGVALGRAGRVPVAAIAHGLDVTFSRYGYPALVLPALRRCDRVICVSRYTASLCEARGVPSDRLRVIPNGIPPPLPVPPRNAAREALRRKGWPIPGDEPLLVTVGRLVPRKGVAEFIRAGWPVLRSRFPEVHYAVIGRGPDEAAIRAAIADAGAAENVFMPGGVDDETVRLAYAAADLFLMPNRPVPDNPEGFGIVAMEASSYGLPVVATAVEGLTDAVQDGVNGRSVPPGDPAAFAQAAGDLLADPAARPSLGCRAREHALTHTWDRIAPRYLAVFEETVTRASRP from the coding sequence TTGAAACTCCTCTACATTACCCGCAAGTTTCCTCCCGCCGTCGGCGGCATGGAGCGGATGAACGCCTGCCTTGTCGAGGCCCTGCGGCCGCTCGCCGATCTGCACCTCGTGGCCTGGGGCCGGAGCCAGCGGGGGCTCCCGCTCTTCGCCGTCACCGCCGCCGCGCGCGGGATCGCCCGGTTGGCCCGGCGGTCCGCCCGGCCCGATCTGATTTGCCTCGGCGATGCCGCCTTGAGCCCCCTCGGGGTCGCGCTGGGGAGGGCGGGGCGCGTGCCGGTGGCGGCGATCGCCCACGGGCTGGACGTCACCTTCTCTCGCTACGGGTACCCGGCCTTGGTCCTGCCGGCCCTCCGCCGCTGCGACCGCGTGATCTGCGTCAGCCGCTACACGGCCTCGCTGTGCGAGGCGCGCGGGGTTCCGTCCGACCGCCTCCGCGTGATCCCCAACGGCATCCCGCCGCCGCTCCCCGTTCCGCCCCGGAACGCGGCGCGCGAGGCGCTGCGGCGCAAGGGCTGGCCGATCCCCGGCGATGAGCCGCTGCTCGTGACCGTGGGCCGGCTCGTCCCCCGGAAGGGCGTGGCGGAATTCATCCGCGCCGGCTGGCCCGTCCTGCGGTCGCGCTTTCCGGAAGTGCACTACGCCGTCATCGGGCGCGGCCCGGACGAGGCCGCCATCCGGGCGGCCATTGCGGACGCGGGCGCGGCGGAAAACGTCTTCATGCCCGGTGGCGTGGATGACGAGACCGTGCGCCTGGCCTACGCCGCCGCCGACCTGTTCCTGATGCCGAATCGCCCGGTGCCGGACAATCCCGAGGGCTTTGGGATCGTCGCCATGGAGGCGTCCAGTTATGGCCTGCCGGTCGTGGCCACGGCGGTCGAAGGACTGACCGACGCGGTGCAGGATGGCGTCAATGGCCGGAGCGTTCCGCCGGGCGACCCGGCGGCGTTCGCACAGGCCGCCGGCGACCTGCTGGCCGATCCCGCCGCGAGGCCGTCGCTGGGGTGCCGCGCCCGGGAACACGCGCTCACGCACACGTGGGACCGGATCGCGCCCCGCTACCTGGCCGTGTTCGAAGAAACCGTGACACGGGCGTCCCGCCCGTGA
- a CDS encoding glycosyltransferase family 2 protein: MKLIIQIPCLNEEQTLPQTLRDLPRSIPGVDEIEWMIINDGSTDRTVEVARELGVQHILDLGHQTGLANAFRSGLAYALEAGADIIVNTDGDNQYSGADIEKLVRPILDGRADLVVGCRDIEAIKHFSPLKKALQRFGSCVVRGLSRTEVKDTTSGFRAYSRMAALKLNVFSTYTYTLETIIQAGRNNMRIAHVPVHTNPKLRESRLMKNMFTYIARQSVNMLRIYLLYEPLKTFLWAGAIASIPGLALMIRFLYSHFTRDQGGKIQSLIIATVFLLIALGCVLLGLLGDVLAKNRMLSEDILFRLRDHDLRDKEQQRKAS; this comes from the coding sequence ATGAAACTGATCATCCAGATTCCCTGCCTGAACGAGGAGCAGACCCTGCCGCAGACGCTGCGCGACCTGCCGCGCTCGATACCGGGCGTGGATGAGATCGAGTGGATGATCATTAACGACGGCAGCACGGACCGCACCGTGGAGGTGGCCCGGGAGCTGGGCGTGCAGCACATCCTCGACCTCGGCCACCAGACCGGCCTGGCCAACGCGTTCCGCTCCGGCCTGGCCTATGCCCTCGAGGCCGGCGCCGACATCATCGTCAACACCGACGGCGACAACCAGTACTCCGGCGCGGACATCGAGAAGCTGGTCCGGCCGATCCTGGACGGCCGGGCGGACCTCGTGGTCGGGTGCCGCGACATCGAGGCCATCAAGCATTTTTCGCCGCTGAAAAAGGCGCTCCAGCGCTTCGGGAGCTGCGTCGTGCGCGGGCTCTCCCGCACGGAGGTCAAGGACACCACCAGCGGGTTCCGGGCGTACAGCCGGATGGCGGCCCTGAAGCTGAACGTCTTCTCCACCTACACCTACACGCTGGAAACCATCATCCAGGCCGGCCGCAACAACATGCGGATCGCCCACGTGCCGGTGCACACGAACCCCAAGCTGCGCGAGTCGCGGCTCATGAAGAACATGTTCACGTATATCGCCCGCCAGTCGGTCAACATGCTGCGCATCTACCTGCTCTACGAGCCGCTCAAGACGTTTCTCTGGGCCGGCGCCATCGCGTCGATCCCCGGCCTTGCGCTGATGATCCGCTTCCTCTACTCGCACTTCACCCGGGACCAGGGCGGGAAGATTCAGTCCCTGATCATTGCCACGGTCTTCCTTCTGATCGCCCTCGGCTGCGTCCTGCTCGGCCTGCTCGGCGACGTGCTGGCCAAGAACCGGATGCTCTCGGAGGACATCCTCTTCCGCCTGCGCGACCACGACCTCCGCGACAAGGAACAGCAGCGCAAGGCGTCGTGA